A single window of Streptomyces sp. NBC_00464 DNA harbors:
- a CDS encoding ATP-dependent DNA ligase, with protein MDLPVMPPVKPMLAKSVKRIPPGMQYEAKWDGFRAIVHRDGDEVVIGSRTGKPLTRYFPELVTAVRENLPPRCVVDGEIVIAYDGRLDFDRLSERIHPADSRVRLLAEQTPASLVAFDLLALGDDSLLDTRQSDRRTVLEAALADASAPVHLAPSTTDPAVAQEWFEQYEGAGLDGVVAKPLDLPYRPDTRAMYKIKHERTADCVVAGYRFHKSGPVVGSLLLGLYDEQGALQHVGVCAAFPMKRRAELVTELEPLVTDVAEHPWGAWADAEAHAGSRMPGAPSRWSGKKDMSWVAVRPERVCEVAYDHMEGDRFRHTTQFRRWRPDRTPSGCTYAQLEEVVRYDLAEVLSADG; from the coding sequence ATGGATCTGCCGGTGATGCCGCCCGTGAAGCCGATGCTCGCGAAGTCCGTGAAACGGATCCCGCCCGGGATGCAGTACGAGGCCAAGTGGGACGGCTTCCGGGCCATCGTCCACCGGGACGGTGACGAGGTGGTGATCGGCAGCCGCACCGGCAAGCCCCTCACCCGGTACTTCCCCGAGCTGGTCACCGCGGTCCGGGAGAATCTGCCGCCACGCTGCGTCGTCGACGGCGAGATCGTGATCGCCTACGACGGGCGGCTGGACTTCGACCGGCTCAGTGAGCGCATCCACCCCGCCGACTCCCGGGTGCGGCTGCTGGCCGAGCAGACCCCGGCGAGCCTGGTCGCCTTCGACCTCCTCGCGCTGGGCGACGACTCGCTCCTGGACACCCGGCAGTCGGACCGGCGCACGGTACTGGAGGCCGCGCTCGCCGATGCCTCGGCCCCGGTCCATCTCGCTCCTTCGACGACCGATCCGGCCGTGGCCCAGGAGTGGTTCGAACAGTACGAGGGGGCGGGGCTCGACGGGGTCGTCGCCAAACCGCTCGATCTGCCGTACCGGCCGGACACCCGCGCGATGTACAAGATCAAGCACGAGCGCACCGCCGACTGCGTGGTGGCGGGCTACCGCTTCCACAAGAGCGGCCCGGTCGTCGGCTCACTGCTGCTCGGTCTGTACGACGAGCAGGGCGCGCTGCAGCATGTGGGCGTCTGCGCGGCCTTCCCGATGAAGCGCCGCGCCGAGCTGGTCACCGAGCTCGAACCCCTGGTGACCGATGTCGCCGAGCACCCGTGGGGAGCCTGGGCGGACGCCGAGGCGCATGCGGGTTCCCGGATGCCCGGCGCCCCGAGCCGCTGGTCGGGGAAGAAGGACATGTCCTGGGTGGCGGTGCGTCCGGAGCGGGTCTGCGAGGTGGCGTACGACCACATGGAGGGCGACCGGTTCCGGCACACGACCCAGTTCCGCAGATGGCGGCCTGACCGCACCCCTTCCGGCTGCACCTACGCGCAGCTGGAAGAGGTGGTGCGGTACGACCTGGCCGAGGTGCTGTCGGCGGACGGCTGA
- a CDS encoding lytic transglycosylase domain-containing protein produces the protein MRFNGTMRRGIGGTAAAVAAMAALTASQAPGLVAHHETPKQKTEAEEVKWSQVPNDDSYHTELPPLKSPEPPKPGVKRNKAAVQSWAEAGIPSTVLAAYRKAESSLGRSDPGCRLPWQLLAAIGKVESGHAAGGRVDAHGTTLSPILGPVLNGAGFANIPDTDGGGYDGDKTYDRAVGPMQFIPSTWAHWARDGNGDGRSDPSNIYDASLAAGAYLCAGTRDLTVRADLDRAILSYNHSDTYLRTVLLWLSFYRNGIHVVPDGKGPVPKSPGAGSPNEPKHPVGGPGTGGKDGDGGGGIEVGPQPSHSTGPTTPGTEDPGTSPSPGDTDSPDPGGSTDPGTTPDPTPDPTDTGSGSPDPTTTPDPGTTPDPTTTPDPSEPGCPTDSASPDPTDTTGSTETPAPDPTDTEEPCATDSAPPATG, from the coding sequence ATGAGGTTCAACGGCACCATGCGCCGCGGCATCGGCGGCACCGCGGCCGCCGTCGCAGCGATGGCAGCGCTCACCGCGTCCCAGGCGCCGGGACTTGTGGCGCACCACGAGACGCCGAAACAGAAGACGGAGGCGGAGGAGGTCAAGTGGTCGCAGGTACCCAACGACGACTCCTACCACACCGAACTCCCGCCCCTGAAGAGCCCCGAGCCGCCGAAGCCCGGCGTGAAGCGGAACAAGGCCGCCGTCCAGTCGTGGGCCGAGGCGGGGATCCCGTCCACGGTGCTCGCCGCCTACCGCAAGGCGGAGAGCTCGCTGGGGCGCAGTGACCCGGGCTGCCGGCTGCCGTGGCAGTTACTTGCCGCGATCGGCAAGGTCGAGTCCGGACACGCGGCAGGCGGCCGGGTGGACGCCCACGGCACGACGCTCTCCCCGATCCTGGGACCGGTGCTCAACGGCGCCGGGTTCGCGAACATCCCCGACACGGATGGGGGCGGGTACGACGGGGACAAGACCTACGACCGGGCGGTCGGCCCGATGCAGTTCATCCCCTCGACCTGGGCGCACTGGGCGAGGGACGGCAACGGCGACGGCCGCAGCGACCCGAGCAACATCTACGACGCCTCCCTGGCGGCCGGAGCCTATCTCTGCGCCGGCACACGCGATCTGACGGTGCGCGCCGACCTCGACCGGGCGATCCTGAGCTACAACCACTCGGACACCTATCTGCGGACCGTGCTGTTGTGGCTGTCGTTCTACCGCAACGGCATCCATGTGGTGCCTGACGGCAAGGGCCCGGTGCCCAAGAGCCCAGGCGCCGGCAGTCCGAACGAGCCCAAGCACCCCGTGGGCGGGCCCGGCACCGGTGGCAAGGACGGCGACGGCGGTGGCGGCATCGAGGTCGGCCCGCAGCCCAGCCACTCCACGGGCCCGACGACACCGGGAACCGAGGACCCGGGCACGAGCCCCTCGCCGGGCGACACGGATTCCCCCGACCCCGGCGGCTCCACGGATCCGGGCACCACCCCCGACCCCACCCCCGACCCCACCGACACAGGCTCCGGCAGCCCGGACCCGACAACGACTCCGGACCCCGGCACCACCCCCGACCCGACGACCACGCCCGATCCGAGCGAGCCCGGCTGCCCGACGGACTCCGCATCGCCGGACCCGACGGACACCACGGGGAGTACGGAGACCCCGGCGCCCGACCCGACGGACACCGAGGAGCCCTGCGCCACCGATTCGGCGCCGCCGGCCACCGGCTGA
- a CDS encoding MlaD family protein, whose protein sequence is MITLAIRLKNIAFLIIAVLVLGYLGVRYADLGHYVGMRDYYTVKMQLPRTGGLFTHSNVTYRGVSVGRVGPIELTDDGVEAELRIDKSAPSIPDDLKAVVANLSAVGEQYVDLRPTRTEGPFLGNGSVIDQAETTVPAPVTNVLTSVNDLASSVDLESLRTVVDEFGTAFSGRGDDLQVLLDTGSEFVEAADEALPVNTKLMVDGETVLRTQVEQGEALKGFASGAKELAAQLKGSDTDLRHLIAAAPDATGQISGLLRDLDPSFGVVVANLLTTSDVAVTRQRGLEELLVKLPAVAAAGASAVDEDGARFGMSVTFFEPLPCTAGYGATKYRNGLDLAPAPVVNTKARCTSSPGTGINVRGSANAPKGGPLAAPAKPGTLLFGDDAEDRLPGALGATADEAPAADGMAGLLGLGRGGGA, encoded by the coding sequence ATGATCACCCTCGCCATCCGGCTGAAGAACATCGCGTTCCTGATCATCGCGGTGCTGGTGCTCGGCTATCTGGGCGTGCGCTACGCCGACCTCGGCCACTACGTCGGCATGCGTGACTACTACACCGTGAAGATGCAACTCCCGCGGACCGGCGGTCTGTTCACCCACTCGAACGTCACCTACCGGGGAGTCTCCGTGGGCCGCGTCGGGCCCATCGAGCTCACCGACGACGGCGTGGAGGCCGAACTGCGCATCGACAAGTCCGCGCCGTCGATCCCCGACGACCTGAAGGCGGTCGTGGCCAACCTCTCCGCGGTCGGCGAGCAGTACGTCGACCTGCGGCCCACCCGGACCGAGGGCCCGTTCCTCGGGAACGGCTCGGTCATCGACCAGGCCGAGACCACCGTCCCGGCGCCGGTGACGAACGTGCTCACCAGCGTCAACGACCTGGCCTCCTCGGTCGACCTGGAGTCGCTGCGTACCGTCGTCGACGAGTTCGGCACCGCCTTCTCCGGCCGCGGCGACGACCTCCAGGTCCTCCTGGACACCGGCAGCGAGTTCGTCGAGGCGGCCGACGAGGCGCTGCCCGTCAACACCAAGCTGATGGTCGACGGCGAGACCGTGCTGCGCACCCAGGTCGAACAGGGCGAGGCCCTCAAGGGCTTCGCCTCGGGAGCGAAGGAACTGGCCGCCCAGCTCAAGGGCTCGGACACCGATCTGCGTCATCTGATCGCCGCCGCACCCGATGCGACCGGCCAGATCAGCGGGCTGCTGCGCGACCTCGACCCGAGCTTCGGGGTCGTCGTCGCCAACCTCCTCACCACGTCGGACGTCGCCGTCACCCGGCAGCGCGGCCTGGAGGAACTCCTGGTGAAACTCCCGGCCGTCGCGGCGGCCGGCGCCAGCGCGGTAGACGAGGACGGCGCCCGGTTCGGGATGTCGGTCACCTTCTTCGAGCCGCTGCCCTGCACCGCCGGCTACGGCGCCACGAAGTACCGCAACGGGCTCGATCTCGCACCCGCGCCCGTCGTCAACACCAAGGCCCGCTGCACCTCGTCGCCCGGCACCGGGATCAACGTCCGCGGCAGTGCGAACGCCCCGAAGGGCGGGCCCCTGGCCGCACCGGCGAAGCCGGGCACCCTGCTCTTCGGCGACGACGCGGAGGACCGGCTGCCCGGAGCGCTCGGCGCCACGGCGGACGAGGCACCCGCAGCCGACGGCATGGCCGGACTGCTGGGCCTGGGCCGGGGAGGCGGCGCATGA
- a CDS encoding MCE family protein: protein MSRNPRRPGALATTGASTLIAFGLCCTLLVTGCGAPSFSGIEDVPLPGGADLGDHPYEITADFGDVLSLAPQSSVKVNDVAVGRVTKISLAPDTWQARVTMKVNGKIELPANAYAHLEQSSLLGEKYIQLSPPASGTAKGTLASGDRIPLTRTNRNPEVEEVFGALSMLLNGGGINQLKTITTELNKALAGQEPQVRSMLRRVDTLVTNLDDHRGDITAALDGVNRLSTTLATRKQDVGKVLTGLSPGMKVLEKQRGSLLTMLRSLDTLSTVAVTTINKSKADTIADLKAIAPTLRALADSGNDLPDSLQVLLTYPFTDEVLRGVKGDYLNVYLDMTAAPGTQIIPALEPEPENQAGARAAAGAGLPLPLPATSAPTTSPATGTASEKASQKPSEKAPASSSATSSASSSATSSASSSATEGSN, encoded by the coding sequence ATGAGCCGGAACCCGCGCAGACCCGGGGCCCTCGCGACCACGGGCGCATCCACCCTGATCGCGTTCGGCCTCTGCTGCACACTCCTCGTCACCGGGTGCGGGGCCCCGAGCTTCTCGGGGATCGAGGACGTGCCGCTGCCCGGCGGCGCGGACCTCGGCGACCATCCGTACGAGATCACGGCGGACTTCGGGGACGTACTCAGCCTCGCCCCGCAGTCCTCGGTGAAGGTCAACGACGTCGCCGTCGGCCGCGTCACCAAGATCTCCCTCGCCCCGGACACCTGGCAGGCCCGGGTCACCATGAAGGTCAACGGGAAGATCGAACTGCCGGCCAACGCCTACGCGCACCTGGAGCAGTCGAGCCTGCTGGGCGAGAAGTACATCCAGCTCTCGCCCCCCGCGAGCGGGACGGCCAAGGGCACCCTCGCCTCGGGCGACCGGATCCCGCTCACCCGGACCAACCGGAACCCGGAGGTCGAGGAGGTGTTCGGCGCCCTGTCGATGCTCCTCAACGGCGGCGGCATCAACCAGCTGAAGACCATCACCACCGAACTCAACAAGGCGCTGGCCGGGCAGGAACCCCAGGTCCGGTCCATGCTCAGGCGCGTCGACACACTCGTCACCAACCTCGACGACCACCGCGGTGACATCACCGCGGCGCTCGACGGCGTCAACCGGCTCTCCACCACGCTCGCGACCCGCAAGCAGGACGTCGGGAAGGTCCTCACCGGACTCAGCCCCGGGATGAAGGTCCTGGAGAAGCAGCGCGGCTCGCTCCTGACGATGCTGCGCTCCCTGGACACCCTGTCCACGGTCGCCGTCACCACCATCAACAAGAGCAAGGCGGACACGATCGCCGACCTGAAGGCCATCGCCCCCACCCTCCGGGCGCTGGCCGACTCCGGCAACGATCTGCCCGACTCCCTCCAGGTACTTCTCACGTACCCGTTCACGGACGAGGTGCTGCGCGGCGTGAAGGGCGACTACCTCAACGTGTACCTGGACATGACGGCCGCACCCGGCACCCAGATCATTCCCGCGCTCGAGCCGGAGCCGGAGAACCAGGCCGGGGCGAGGGCTGCAGCCGGCGCGGGACTTCCGCTGCCGCTTCCCGCGACCTCGGCTCCCACGACGAGCCCGGCAACGGGAACGGCTTCGGAGAAGGCGTCGCAGAAGCCTTCGGAGAAGGCGCCGGCTTCGTCTTCGGCGACGTCGTCGGCCTCATCCTCAGCCACATCCTCGGCCTCGTCCTCGGCCACGGAGGGGAGCAACTGA
- a CDS encoding MCE family protein, whose product MRLTRIIGIGAGLVVVAVAATTGVMAMEEEGTTTVTAYFDQATGVYAGSDLRILGVRVGTVESVEPRGKDVKVVLRVDKDVQVPKDVHAVVVAPSLVADRYVQLAPAYTGGAVLADGAELPAEKNATPVEVDQLYESITELSTALGPDGANAEGAFAGLLDTGAKNLKGNGKDIGDSIEQFGKATKTLDKSSGNLFDTLSYLQTFTTMLKDNDGNVRSAETQLNSVTGFLADDKKNLGAALKELGTALAQVKTFIKDNRGALKENVDALVPITQTLVDQRASLAESLDTLPLSAGNVLNAYDPANRTLNGRTDLNELSMGGPLLDSTLGPEGLSPVDAEQQQALPALPLPAVGTVYGTTKNSKADKKGANR is encoded by the coding sequence ATGAGACTCACCCGCATCATCGGCATCGGGGCCGGCCTCGTCGTCGTGGCCGTCGCGGCCACCACCGGTGTGATGGCCATGGAGGAAGAGGGAACGACGACCGTCACCGCGTACTTCGACCAGGCGACCGGCGTCTACGCCGGATCCGACCTGCGGATCCTCGGGGTGCGGGTCGGAACCGTCGAGTCCGTCGAGCCGCGCGGCAAGGACGTCAAGGTCGTCCTGCGCGTCGACAAGGACGTCCAGGTGCCGAAGGACGTGCACGCGGTCGTCGTCGCACCCAGTCTTGTCGCCGACCGGTACGTGCAGCTCGCCCCCGCCTACACCGGGGGAGCGGTCCTCGCCGACGGCGCCGAACTGCCCGCCGAGAAGAACGCGACACCGGTGGAGGTGGACCAGCTGTACGAGTCCATCACCGAACTGTCCACCGCGCTCGGCCCGGACGGAGCGAACGCGGAGGGGGCCTTCGCCGGGCTCCTGGACACCGGCGCGAAGAACCTCAAGGGCAACGGCAAGGACATCGGCGACTCCATCGAGCAGTTCGGCAAGGCGACGAAGACTCTCGACAAGAGCAGCGGGAACCTCTTCGACACGCTGTCCTACCTCCAGACCTTCACCACCATGCTGAAGGACAACGACGGCAACGTGCGGTCGGCGGAGACCCAGCTGAACTCCGTCACCGGCTTCCTGGCGGACGACAAGAAGAACCTCGGGGCCGCACTCAAGGAACTCGGCACCGCCCTCGCCCAGGTCAAGACGTTCATCAAGGACAACCGGGGCGCCCTCAAGGAGAACGTGGACGCCCTGGTGCCGATCACCCAGACCCTCGTGGACCAGCGCGCCTCACTGGCCGAATCGCTCGACACCCTCCCGCTGTCGGCCGGCAACGTCCTGAACGCGTACGACCCGGCCAACCGCACCCTCAACGGCCGGACCGACCTCAACGAGCTCAGCATGGGCGGACCTCTCCTGGATTCCACCCTCGGCCCCGAAGGGCTCTCGCCGGTGGACGCCGAGCAGCAACAGGCCCTGCCCGCGCTTCCGCTGCCGGCCGTGGGCACCGTCTACGGCACGACGAAGAACAGCAAGGCCGACAAGAAGGGGGCGAACCGATGA
- a CDS encoding MCE family protein: MRIKPVRDRNPVAVSLVGLLVLALLGYGAYRADSLPFIGDGTTYSADFTESAGLDEGDEVRIAGVKVGKVTGVSLEGAKVKVTFKVKDAWIGNASTVGIAIKTLLGDKYLAVDPLGESPQNPDERITAGRTTSPYDVTQAFNGLGETIEEIDTAQLAKSFETISATFKDSPPDVKSAAKGLSALSKTVSERDAQLATLLKGSKQLTKTLANKKSSFETLLEDGNLLLGEIQARRDSIHLLLTGTRDLGIQLTGLVADNNKQLKPTLKALGRVTAVLNKNRKSLDKVLALSGSYNRLVGNTLGNGRWFDNYVCGVVPKSYLPANTPPATGCMPPKQEGGS, translated from the coding sequence ATGAGAATCAAGCCCGTACGCGACCGCAACCCCGTCGCCGTCAGCCTCGTCGGACTGCTCGTGCTCGCCCTCCTGGGATACGGGGCCTACCGCGCCGACTCCCTGCCCTTCATCGGCGACGGCACCACGTACAGCGCCGACTTCACCGAGTCCGCCGGACTCGACGAGGGCGACGAGGTGCGGATCGCCGGAGTGAAGGTCGGCAAGGTCACCGGGGTCTCCCTCGAAGGCGCCAAGGTGAAGGTCACCTTCAAGGTCAAGGACGCCTGGATCGGCAACGCCAGCACCGTCGGCATCGCCATCAAGACGCTCCTCGGCGACAAGTACCTCGCCGTGGACCCGCTCGGCGAATCACCGCAGAACCCGGACGAGCGCATCACGGCCGGCCGCACCACCTCGCCGTACGACGTCACCCAGGCCTTCAACGGGCTGGGCGAGACGATCGAGGAGATCGACACCGCGCAGCTCGCCAAGAGCTTCGAGACGATCTCCGCCACGTTCAAGGACTCCCCGCCGGATGTGAAGAGCGCCGCCAAGGGACTGTCCGCCCTCTCCAAGACCGTCTCCGAGCGCGACGCCCAGCTCGCGACCCTCCTCAAGGGCAGCAAGCAGCTCACCAAGACCCTCGCCAACAAGAAGAGCAGCTTCGAGACCCTCCTCGAAGACGGCAATCTGCTCCTCGGCGAGATCCAGGCCCGCCGCGACTCCATCCACCTCCTGCTCACCGGCACCCGCGATCTGGGCATCCAGCTCACCGGGCTCGTCGCCGACAACAACAAGCAGCTGAAGCCCACGCTCAAGGCGCTCGGCCGGGTCACCGCGGTGCTGAACAAGAACCGCAAGAGCCTCGACAAGGTGCTCGCACTCTCCGGCTCGTACAACAGGCTCGTCGGCAACACCCTCGGCAACGGCCGCTGGTTCGACAACTACGTCTGCGGCGTCGTACCGAAGAGCTACCTGCCCGCCAACACACCACCGGCGACCGGATGCATGCCTCCCAAGCAGGAAGGCGGGAGCTGA
- a CDS encoding MCE family protein, producing MKRRSLAGPLAKSIVFILVTVLATTVLGLSIANTGVGDTRSYRARFTDATGLIVGDSVRIAGVKVGQVESIKVADRRLAEVRFNVQKSRKLPASVTASIKYLNMVGQRYIDLDQGAGPVGKSFTAGATIPLSRTTPALDLTQLFNGFQPLFEGLSPPDVNQLAGSIVQVLQGEGGTIDSILQHVGSLTGTVAAKDKVIGEVIKNLNTVLKTVNDREAGFNDLVDTLQELVTGFSGDRKPLGEAVTAMGALTTVTADLFNDGRAPLKEDIKQLGRLSDRLADNSPKIENFLQKTPAKMAAISRLASYGSWLNLYLCEAKVSGVTTSDGSTPPTGIEITQPRCLS from the coding sequence GTGAAGCGCCGCTCCCTCGCGGGACCGCTCGCGAAATCGATCGTCTTCATCCTGGTGACGGTGCTCGCCACCACGGTGCTGGGTCTCTCCATCGCCAACACCGGCGTGGGCGACACCCGTTCGTACCGCGCTAGGTTCACCGACGCGACCGGACTCATCGTCGGCGACAGCGTCCGGATCGCCGGCGTCAAGGTCGGACAGGTCGAGTCCATCAAGGTCGCCGACCGGCGGCTCGCCGAGGTCCGCTTCAACGTGCAGAAGAGCCGGAAGCTGCCGGCGTCGGTGACCGCGTCGATCAAGTACCTCAACATGGTCGGCCAGCGCTACATCGACCTCGACCAGGGCGCGGGCCCCGTCGGCAAGAGCTTCACCGCAGGCGCCACCATTCCGCTCTCCCGCACCACCCCGGCCCTGGATCTCACCCAGCTCTTCAACGGCTTCCAGCCGCTCTTCGAAGGGCTCTCCCCGCCCGACGTCAACCAGCTGGCCGGCTCCATCGTCCAGGTGCTCCAGGGCGAGGGCGGCACCATCGACAGCATCCTGCAGCACGTCGGATCACTGACCGGCACAGTCGCCGCCAAGGACAAGGTGATCGGCGAGGTGATCAAGAACCTCAACACGGTGCTGAAGACCGTCAACGACCGTGAGGCCGGCTTCAACGACCTCGTCGACACCCTCCAGGAACTCGTCACCGGCTTCTCGGGCGACCGAAAGCCGCTCGGCGAGGCGGTCACCGCGATGGGCGCGCTCACCACGGTCACGGCCGATCTGTTCAATGACGGGCGGGCGCCCCTCAAGGAGGACATCAAGCAGCTCGGCCGGCTCTCCGACCGGCTCGCCGACAACTCGCCGAAGATCGAGAACTTCCTCCAGAAGACCCCGGCCAAGATGGCGGCGATCAGCCGCCTCGCCTCGTACGGCTCATGGCTCAACCTCTACCTGTGCGAGGCCAAGGTCAGCGGAGTGACGACCAGCGACGGCAGCACCCCGCCGACCGGCATCGAGATCACCCAGCCGAGGTGCCTGTCATGA
- a CDS encoding MCE family protein: MTSRTTRSTRGVRTAGRRTAGVAFFLVPAVLIWVSVSVYEKDFTHDATVTVRTSSVGNEMHDNADVKLRGVVIGQVRNIATDGEGARLTLAIKPDKLDRIPADVTAQMLPTTLFGERFVALVPPPVPSAQTLRAGAVIPQDRSSNALELEEVLDNVLPLLTAVKPEKLSATLNAVSQALQGRGEKLGDTLVTLDAHLRKFNPQLPTLNEDIKQLVKVSALYADAAPDVLDALTDFTVTSGTVAEQQAELADLYGSTTASARDLTAFLEKNKDNLIRLATSGRPTLETLAKYSSEFPCTLRTIAGFVPAMDKALGKGTDRPGLHVTIKAVPSKGKYVAGKDTPVYNATGGPHCYSIPYVGQTVPTADARSAADNSGTADPETTAPEEVPAADTSLGMPNSPQESRLVNELVAPSLKVQPQALPEWSSVLIGPAFRGVEVKLK, encoded by the coding sequence ATGACATCCCGGACCACAAGGAGCACAAGGGGCGTGAGGACCGCCGGCCGCAGAACCGCCGGGGTCGCGTTCTTCCTCGTGCCCGCCGTACTCATCTGGGTATCGGTCTCCGTGTACGAGAAGGACTTCACGCACGACGCGACCGTCACCGTACGCACGTCGAGCGTGGGCAACGAGATGCACGACAACGCCGATGTGAAGCTGCGCGGCGTCGTCATCGGCCAGGTCCGCAACATCGCGACCGACGGCGAAGGCGCCCGCCTCACGCTGGCGATCAAGCCGGACAAGCTCGACCGCATCCCGGCCGACGTCACCGCGCAGATGCTGCCCACCACGCTGTTCGGCGAACGGTTCGTGGCCCTCGTGCCGCCCCCCGTACCGTCCGCGCAGACGCTGCGGGCCGGGGCCGTCATCCCGCAGGACCGCTCCAGCAACGCCCTCGAACTCGAAGAGGTCCTCGACAACGTCCTGCCGCTGCTGACCGCGGTGAAGCCCGAGAAGCTCTCGGCCACCCTCAACGCGGTCTCCCAGGCACTTCAGGGGCGGGGCGAGAAGCTCGGCGACACCCTCGTCACCCTCGACGCCCACCTCAGGAAGTTCAACCCGCAACTCCCCACGCTCAATGAGGACATCAAGCAACTCGTCAAAGTGAGCGCGCTGTACGCGGACGCCGCCCCCGACGTCCTGGACGCCCTCACCGACTTCACCGTCACCAGCGGCACCGTCGCCGAACAGCAGGCCGAGCTCGCCGACCTGTACGGCTCCACCACCGCCTCCGCCCGGGACCTCACCGCCTTCCTGGAGAAGAACAAGGACAACCTCATCCGGCTCGCGACCTCGGGCAGGCCGACGCTGGAGACCCTGGCGAAGTACTCGTCGGAGTTCCCCTGCACGCTGCGCACCATCGCCGGGTTCGTACCGGCCATGGACAAGGCGCTCGGCAAGGGCACCGACCGGCCGGGGCTCCACGTCACGATCAAGGCCGTGCCCTCGAAGGGGAAGTACGTGGCGGGCAAGGACACCCCGGTCTACAACGCGACCGGCGGACCGCACTGCTACTCCATCCCCTATGTCGGCCAGACGGTGCCGACCGCCGACGCCCGGTCCGCCGCGGACAACAGCGGTACGGCGGACCCGGAGACGACCGCCCCCGAAGAAGTGCCGGCGGCCGACACGTCCCTCGGCATGCCCAACTCCCCGCAGGAGAGCCGGCTCGTGAACGAGCTGGTCGCTCCCTCACTGAAGGTCCAGCCGCAGGCCCTGCCCGAGTGGAGCAGCGTGCTCATCGGTCCGGCCTTCCGCGGTGTGGAGGTGAAGCTCAAGTGA
- a CDS encoding MlaE family ABC transporter permease: protein MSMLSWLDRSGDQLTFYVRALVWIPRTLRRYLKEVQRLLAEVAFGSGGLGVVGGTIGVMIAMTLATGTVVGLQGYAALNQIGTAAFTGFISAYFNTREIAPLVAGLALSATVGAGFTAQLGAMRINEEIDGLESMGVRSMPYLVTTRIIAGVVAIIPLYAIGLLSSYIASRYVTVLFNGQSAGTYDHYFNLFLSPQDVLLSVLKVLIFSVMVILAHCYYGYHATGGPAGVGVAVGRSVRNAIVLISVTDFFLSLAIWGATTTVKVAG from the coding sequence ATGTCGATGCTCAGCTGGCTCGACCGATCGGGTGACCAACTCACCTTCTACGTAAGGGCCCTGGTCTGGATTCCTCGCACGCTGCGGCGCTATCTCAAAGAGGTGCAGCGTCTGCTGGCCGAGGTGGCCTTCGGTAGCGGCGGCCTCGGTGTCGTCGGCGGCACCATCGGCGTCATGATCGCGATGACCCTGGCCACCGGCACCGTCGTCGGACTCCAGGGGTACGCCGCCCTCAACCAGATCGGCACCGCGGCCTTCACCGGCTTCATCTCCGCGTACTTCAACACCCGGGAGATCGCCCCGCTCGTCGCGGGCCTCGCTCTCTCCGCGACCGTCGGCGCCGGCTTCACCGCGCAGCTCGGCGCCATGCGGATCAACGAGGAGATCGACGGCCTGGAGTCGATGGGTGTGCGCTCCATGCCCTACCTCGTCACCACCCGCATCATCGCCGGGGTCGTCGCCATCATCCCGCTGTACGCGATCGGGCTGCTCTCCTCGTACATCGCCTCCCGCTATGTCACCGTCCTGTTCAACGGGCAGTCCGCGGGCACGTACGACCACTACTTCAATCTCTTCCTCTCCCCGCAGGACGTGCTGCTGTCGGTGCTCAAAGTGCTGATCTTCAGCGTGATGGTGATCCTCGCGCACTGCTACTACGGCTACCACGCCACCGGCGGACCCGCCGGAGTGGGCGTGGCCGTCGGCCGCTCGGTGCGTAACGCCATCGTGCTGATCAGCGTCACCGACTTCTTCCTCTCGCTCGCCATCTGGGGCGCCACGACAACCGTGAAGGTGGCCGGCTGA